The Pseudomonas viciae genomic interval CCCACCGTTTTTCGTTCTAGCGGACAGTCCCGCGCAACTCTCCCACCAACGCCTGCAACTGCGAAGGCGTTGCCGTCTCGACCGCTATCGCCGACCCCGCCACCAGCGTCACCCGCGACCAAAACCGGCGAAACAGGCCCTTGGCCGGGTCACGACTGAAGAAACTGCCCCACAAGCCTTGCAATGCCAAGGGAATCACCGGCACCGGGGTCTCCTGGAGGATGCGCGTCAACCCACTCTTGAACTCATTGATCTCACCGTCAGCCGTCAGTTTTCCTTCAGGGAAGATGCACACCAGCTCACCGTCCTTCAGGTATTGGGCGATTCGTGTGAAGGCCTTTTCGTAGATGTGAATGTCCTCCTGGCGCCCGGCAATCGGAATAGTCCCGGCGGTACGGAAGATAAAGTTCAGTACCGGCAGGTTGTAGATCTTGTAGTACATCACGAAGCGAATCGGCCGACGCACCGCACCGCCAATCAGCAAGGCATCGACGAAGGACACGTGATTGCAGACCAACAGCGCCGCCCCCTCATCGGGAATCGCGTCGAGGTTGCGATGCTCCACGCGGTACATGGAATGGCTGAGCAGCCAGATCATGAAACGCATGCTGAACTCGGGGACGATCTTGAAGATGTAGGCGTTGACGCCGATGTTCAGCAGCGACACCACCAGGAACAGCTGCGGGATCGTCAGTTTGGCCAGGCTCAGCAAGACGATGGAGACAATCGCCGAGACCACCATGAACAACGCGTTGAGAATGTTGTTGGCGGCGATCACCCGCGCCCGTTCGTTCTCGACGGTGCGCGACTGGATCAGCGCGTACAGCGGCACGATGTAGAAACCGCCGAAAATGCCAAGGCCGAGGATGTCGATCAGTACCAGCCAGGCGTGGCCGAAGCCGAGCACTTGGAGCCAACTGTGCCCCTCGACGCTGTCGGGAATCCCACCGGAATGCCACCACAACAGCAACCCGAATACGGTCAGGCCGAAGGAGCCGAACGGCACCAGGCCGATCTCGACTTTACGCCCGGAGAGCCGTTCGCAGAGCATCGAACCCAAGGCGATGCCCACCGAAAACACGGTCAGGATCAAGGTCACCACGGTTTCGTCGCCGTGCATCCATTCCTTGGCATAGGCTGGAATCTGCGTCAGATAAATCGCCCCGACGAACCAGAACCAGGAGTTGCCGACAATCGAGCGCGACACCGCCGGAGTCTGTCCCAAGCCCAGTTTCAGAGTGGCCCAGGATTGGCTGAAGATGTTCCAGTTCAGGCGCATTTGCGGCGAGGCGGCGGCCGCGCGCGGAATGCTGCGGCTGGCCAGGTAACCAAGCACGGCCACGCCGATAATCGCGGTCGAGACGACGGGGGCGTAATGCGCCGAAGACATCATGATCCCGGCGCCGATGGTGCCCGCGAGGATCGCCAGGAACGTACCCATCTCCACCAGCCCATTGCCGCCGACCAGTTCGTCCTCGCGCAACGCTTGCGGCAGGATCGAATACTTCACCGGGCCGAACAGCGCCGAATGGGTGCCCATGGCGAACAGCGCCACCAGCATCAACCATAGATGATCGAACAGAAAACCCACCGCGCCGACCACCATGATGGCGATTTCGCCGAGCTTGATCAGACGAATCAACGCGTCCTTGGCGAATTTTTCCCCGAACTGCCCCGCCAGCGCCGAGAACAGAAAGAATGGCAGGATAAACAGCAACGCACAGAGGTTGACCCAGATCGAGCGGTCACCGTCGATGGTCAACTTGTAGAGGATGGCGAGAATCAGCGACTGCTTGAAAATGTTGTCGTTGAACGCGCCCAGGGACTGCGTGATGAAGAACGGCAGGAAGCGCCGCGTGCGAAGCAAGGTGAACTGCGAAGGGTGACTCATCTTCCATGTTCCTGAGTGGCGTGGACGCTTATTGGAATGAAGCTTTTCGATCCAGGCCACACATTACCTGTCTTTAGCGATTATTTCGCCAGCCCCGCAATACACGGTGACACGAACAACTCACCGTGCCAGGCCCCGAGAACGGTACGCCGAGCCACGATCAGCCACATCACCACCAGCATCGCCACCAACCCGCAACCGAACACGCTGAAAAAACCCAGGTTCAGCAGGTCCGCCAGCTTCAACGTGGTCAGCGCATACACCCCCAAGGGGAAGGTAAAGCCCCACCAGCCGAGGTTGAACGGGATACCGGCGCGCAGATAGCGTGCGGTGATCAGCATTGCCATCAACATCCACCAGAACCCCAGGCCCCATAGCGTGATGCCGGCCACCAGGCCCAAGCCGGCGGCGATGTCGCCGACGCCAGGCAAACCATTGGCAGTAAAGATCATGGGGGCATCGCTTCCCAGCAGCAACATGCCCAAGGCACCGGTGCCGATCGGGCCGAGGGCCAGCCAGCTCGAGGCGGCCATGTTTTCGTGGGGCAGTTTGTGCAGGGCCATGCGCAACAGCAAAATCGTCAGAATGCTGAACGCCACCGGTAGGGAAAAGGCCCAGAGTACGTAGCTGGTTACCAGCATGACCAGTTGCGCATGTGCGTCGGCCAGATGCGGTGCCAACAGCCCGCCGCTGGCGGCAGCGACTTCGGCGGCCACCACCGGCAACAGCCACACGGCGGTCATCTGGTCGATGCGGTGTTCCTGGCGAGTGAACATCAGGAACGGAATCAGCACGCCGCAGGCCAGAGACATGACCACGTCGATCCACCATAACGCCTCCGCCAACGGCAGCACACCGTCGCCCCAGCGCGGCAGGCCAAACACCAGAAAGCCATTGATGATCGTCGCCAGCCCCATGGGAATCGTGCCGAAAAACATCGAAACCGTTGAATGGCCGAAAATCCGCCGCGCCTCGTCGAAGAACAACACCCACCGTGCGCTGTACAACCCGGTGAACAACACGAACAGCACGATGTTGAACAACCACAACCCTTCGCCCAGGAGGCGCAGGCCCGGAACATTCCCAGGCCATTGCGCCAAGGCCAGCGCCAGGACACCGGTGCCCATGACCACGGCAAACCAGTTAGGCGTGAATTGGCGAATGGCTTCCAGTGGCCTGGGCAAATGACTCAAGGGACGAAAGCGGGTCTTGGCGGTGCAGCATGTCATGGCGAACTCCTGTCCTCGGATGAGGTGGAGCCATGCTAGATCCGGATCGAATATCTATATAACGGGTAATTTCTCTATATGTAATCGGTTTTACAGATAACCGTTAAACACTGCCTTCGGTTTCGATCACTAGAATTCGGGCTTCTCCCAACGGCTTGGCCACATGCTCGGTGCCCACCGAGGCGTAGAAAATATCCCCCGTCTGCAGCAACGTATCTTTTTCCACGCCCTGCTCCCGATAGCACATCTGCACCTGCCCATCGAGCACCACGAAAACTTCCTGACCGTCATTGATGTGCCATTTGTACGGCTGATCAGTCCAGTGCAGGCGCGTGGTGATGCCGTTCATGTTGGCAATATCCAGCGCCGCCCAGGCACGCTCGCCAGTGAAGGATTTGCTGCGAATAATTTTCAAGGAAATCGTCCGGCAAAAATGATGAGACGCCAAGACTAACCCACTGCCAGCGGCGCCTGCACTCCTGGTTTCAAGGCCGAACACCCTCGCCCGCCGGTTTTACCGACTGACGCACCAGCCCCAGTAGCGCAGCGGCCGATAACACAATTAACACTGCACCATAGCCATCGGTGGTCGGGATCAACCCGAACACCCGCGTCAGGTTCCCGGCCAGCAGCGATGGCAGGCTGAACGCCAGGTAGCTGAGGACATAAAACGCCGACATCAAGCCGGCCCGCTCGTGGGGCAAGGCCAGCGGCATGATGCTGCGCAAGGCGCCCAGGAACCCTGCGCCGAAACCGCTGCCGGTGACCAGCGTACCGGCGAAGAACAACGGCAAGCTGGCGCCGTGTACCGCGACCAGCACCAGCGCCTGGCCGATCACCAACAGGCTCGCGGACAGGCGCAGCATTTTGTCGGCTTCCTGGTTGCGTAGCGTATAGATGGACAACGCGCCGGTGAGTGTCAACACCGCCACCAACGCCCCACCGATCAGGTTGGACGTCGATCCGGTCGCTGCCCGTACCAGGGAAGGCGCCAGTGACAGATAGAAGCCGCCCACCGCCCAGGCCGCCAGGTTCAGCGGCAGTACCAACCACAAGGCCCGTCGCGCCTGGAGCGGCACATGCAAGGTCGGACGCAGGGACTGCCAGGCCCCGGGTTGCGGGCTGACGCTTTCAGCCAGGCGCCAGAGATAAAGGGCCTGGGCCAGGAACAGCCCGAGCAGAATCCAATACGTCAGTTGCAACGGCCGCGGCGCGAACTCAGCCAGCAGGCCACAGCCCAGCGCCCCGCACGCCATGCCCAACAAGGGCGCGACGCTGGTAATCAGCGGGCCTTGCCGACGGTCGAAGTCCAACAACGCAGCGCCCAGCACACTGGTCGCCATGCCTGTGGCGAAGCCCTGGATCAACCGGGCACCGATCAGCCAGGCGACACTGTCAGCGTTGATGAACAGCAGCATCGCCAGCATATTGAGCAACAGCGCCACGAAGATCACCGGTTTGCGGCCCAGGTAGTCCGACAGCGAACCCACGATCAGCAGGGCAGCCAACAGACTGAAGGCGTACA includes:
- a CDS encoding MFS transporter, with protein sequence MSHPSQFTLLRTRRFLPFFITQSLGAFNDNIFKQSLILAILYKLTIDGDRSIWVNLCALLFILPFFLFSALAGQFGEKFAKDALIRLIKLGEIAIMVVGAVGFLFDHLWLMLVALFAMGTHSALFGPVKYSILPQALREDELVGGNGLVEMGTFLAILAGTIGAGIMMSSAHYAPVVSTAIIGVAVLGYLASRSIPRAAAASPQMRLNWNIFSQSWATLKLGLGQTPAVSRSIVGNSWFWFVGAIYLTQIPAYAKEWMHGDETVVTLILTVFSVGIALGSMLCERLSGRKVEIGLVPFGSFGLTVFGLLLWWHSGGIPDSVEGHSWLQVLGFGHAWLVLIDILGLGIFGGFYIVPLYALIQSRTVENERARVIAANNILNALFMVVSAIVSIVLLSLAKLTIPQLFLVVSLLNIGVNAYIFKIVPEFSMRFMIWLLSHSMYRVEHRNLDAIPDEGAALLVCNHVSFVDALLIGGAVRRPIRFVMYYKIYNLPVLNFIFRTAGTIPIAGRQEDIHIYEKAFTRIAQYLKDGELVCIFPEGKLTADGEINEFKSGLTRILQETPVPVIPLALQGLWGSFFSRDPAKGLFRRFWSRVTLVAGSAIAVETATPSQLQALVGELRGTVR
- a CDS encoding TDT family transporter; protein product: MTCCTAKTRFRPLSHLPRPLEAIRQFTPNWFAVVMGTGVLALALAQWPGNVPGLRLLGEGLWLFNIVLFVLFTGLYSARWVLFFDEARRIFGHSTVSMFFGTIPMGLATIINGFLVFGLPRWGDGVLPLAEALWWIDVVMSLACGVLIPFLMFTRQEHRIDQMTAVWLLPVVAAEVAAASGGLLAPHLADAHAQLVMLVTSYVLWAFSLPVAFSILTILLLRMALHKLPHENMAASSWLALGPIGTGALGMLLLGSDAPMIFTANGLPGVGDIAAGLGLVAGITLWGLGFWWMLMAMLITARYLRAGIPFNLGWWGFTFPLGVYALTTLKLADLLNLGFFSVFGCGLVAMLVVMWLIVARRTVLGAWHGELFVSPCIAGLAK
- a CDS encoding cupin domain-containing protein, coding for MKIIRSKSFTGERAWAALDIANMNGITTRLHWTDQPYKWHINDGQEVFVVLDGQVQMCYREQGVEKDTLLQTGDIFYASVGTEHVAKPLGEARILVIETEGSV
- a CDS encoding MFS transporter, which codes for MSRPASTGASLIFLAITLLGFLAASSAPTPLYHLYQEQLQFSPAILTLIFGVYAFSLLAALLIVGSLSDYLGRKPVIFVALLLNMLAMLLFINADSVAWLIGARLIQGFATGMATSVLGAALLDFDRRQGPLITSVAPLLGMACGALGCGLLAEFAPRPLQLTYWILLGLFLAQALYLWRLAESVSPQPGAWQSLRPTLHVPLQARRALWLVLPLNLAAWAVGGFYLSLAPSLVRAATGSTSNLIGGALVAVLTLTGALSIYTLRNQEADKMLRLSASLLVIGQALVLVAVHGASLPLFFAGTLVTGSGFGAGFLGALRSIMPLALPHERAGLMSAFYVLSYLAFSLPSLLAGNLTRVFGLIPTTDGYGAVLIVLSAAALLGLVRQSVKPAGEGVRP